Proteins from a genomic interval of Falco rusticolus isolate bFalRus1 chromosome 7, bFalRus1.pri, whole genome shotgun sequence:
- the C7H15orf61 gene encoding uncharacterized protein C15orf61 homolog: MRVLRRLHEAAVGLLLCRGAAAAARPAASEVLSQHLRQRGLPHWTSYCVKYSAVRNDQFGLSHFNWRVNGTNYHILRTGCFPFIKYHCSRAAPQDLALQNAAFTALKVLNAGIPTLLYGIGSWFFVSVTETVHTSHGPVTIYFLNKEDEGAMY, encoded by the exons ATGCGGGTGCTGAGGCGGCTGCACGAAGCGGccgtggggctgctgctgtgccggggggcggcggcggcggctcggcCTGCCGCCTCGGAGGTGCTGAGCCAGCACCTGCGGCAGCGCGGCCTGCCCCACTGGACCTCGTACTGCGTCAAGTACAGCGCCGTACGCAACGACCAGTTCGGCCTCTCCCACTTCAACTGGCGGGTGAACGGCACCAACTACCACATCCTGCGCACCGGCTGCTTCCCCTTCATCAAGTACCACTGCTCCCGCGCCGCCCCGCAGGACCTGGCCCTGCAGAACGCCGCCTTCACCGCCCTCAAGGTCCTCAACGCCG GCATCCCAACCTTACTATATGGAATTGGCTCCTGGTTCTTTGTCAGTGTCACAGAGACTGTTCATACGAGTCATGGCCCAGttactatttattttctaaataaagaagATGAAGGCGCAATGTATTGA